The region ACATAGAAGTAAAGGTCTTGGTTCTCAATTGTTAGGTGAAATAGAGAAAACTGCAAAAGAGTATAGTTGTCACATTGTACATCTAGATACCTTTGATTTTCAAGCAAAAGATTTTTATATTAAACAAGGATATGATATATATGGAGTATTAGATGATTGTCCACAAGGTCATAAGAGATATTATATGAAAAAAAACATTTAATTCATCTTATTCTTTTATTGTGAAGAAGTAAAAACTAATATTTATATCGTACTATCTATTTAAAGCGTAATACCTAAAAAATAAAATATTTTACTTTAATACCGTATTATTCAGAAATGAATTTACGGTATTTTTATGTCGCATTACAAGAAATAGGTGCAACTGCATCTAATGAAGATATTGTGAAGTAATTAATAAAAAATGTTCTTTGAAAATTGAATAATACGGTATTAAGAAAAAGTGTTATAATTAATTCATAATTGTATTAAATTGTTTGTTGATTATTTATATAATAGGAGGTATTGACTTGAACAATAATAAAGATAATAGCCTTGCCGAATATCTTGTCATTGGAATGATAATTGGTTCCTTGGTAGGTGTTGTTTTTTCGATAATTATGAGAAATAACACTTTCTTCTCAATAAGTGGAACAGGTTTTGGTCTATCATTTGGTTTACTAATTGCAAATATTATATGGTGTGTAAAGAATACGACAAAATGAGCATAATGTGAAGCACGATAAATTTCAATTTGTAGAGTAGATTAAATTAACTTTAAGGGAACAATTTTAAAATATAACGAAAATAAAATTAAATATTTAATTTATGAAAGTACCGTATTATTCAAAAGTGAATATGCGGTATTTTTTATGTTGTAGTTCAAGAATTAGCTACAACTAATGAAGATATTGCGAACTAATTAAGAAAAAATGCTCTTTGAAAACTGAATAGTACGGTATTGAAAAATAGAAATTCATTATAACAGTGTGGAAAATATGGTATAATTTTCTTGTATGATAAATTGAACTAGTAATTATATTTAACATTAATATGACTGTTGATTATGAGGTGGATTATGGAAATGAAAAAGATTAAGGGAATAAATTTAATCAAAATGTCTGTACTTGTATTAACAGGATTCACACTTGCTACTCTGATATTAAACATCAGTGTTTCATACCAGACTTATAGAGGGAGTGAGGATTCACTAATAGGATTGTTTGCAATTTTGTTAGGAACTGTTTTGGGAGTAATTGCAAGAGTTGGGTTAACATTATTATTTTGGAGTTCGTATAATATTAAGTATCCAAATGAGAAGTTTAATGAGAAAATTGGGAAAAAAATAATTGCATATTTTTTGTTTATGACTGCTCTGATAGGTTTGTCTCTGAGCCGTGGAACATTATTAATATTCATTATTTGTACTCTATTAATAGCTCTAAAAGAGCAAAAGAAGTTGGCTGTAGAATAAATAGGATGAATAAAATATTATCTATAAATACCGTATTATTCAGAAATGAATTTACGGTATTTTTTATGTCGCATTACAAGATATAGTTGTAACTAATGAAAAAAATAAGCTTTAGATATTAAATTTTAAAGCAAAAAGATGTTCTTTGAAAACTGAATAATACGGTATTGAAAAATAAAAATATTTACCATATAATGCAAATAAACTAATGATATATGCTATAATCTTCATATAAATAAATTGAAACAGTAGAATGATATGAAACAAAGATTATTTTCATTATGGAAAGATGGGATAAAGATATGATATCAATTTTAGGTGCTTTAGTATTTGGTATAGCCACAATAATATATGTTCTGCTAGCACTAGGATTTCCGTTAGGTGAATTTGCACTCGGTGGTAAATATAAAGTAATGCCAATACAATTTAGGATAGTATGCGCTATATCTGTTTTAGTTCAATTGTTTGCAATAGTAATCATTTTACAAGCAGGAGGTATTATATCGCTTTTATTTTCATTGAAGGCTACAAAAATGATTTGTTTTTTCTTTGCTGCTTATTTGTCATTAAATTCTATAATGAATGCATTATCTAATAGTAAAAAAGAAAAATTTATTGTTACTCCTCTATCTATCATAGCAGCAGTATGTTTTTGGATAACAGCATTTAATGCATAACATAATAGTCAGAACTAAATATTTTACTTTAATACCGTATTATTCAGAAATGGATAAGCGGTGTTTTTTATGTGATAATCTAAGGTTTCTGTACAGATAAATTAAAAAGGGGGCATAAGATGCTAGGGATAAAAACATATAAGGATCTACAATTAGAAAAGGAAATAATTGAGGATAGAATAGAACAATTAAAACAAAATCAAAAGCTTTTAGCTAAGGAGTTAAGAGGTCCAGTAGATATAGCTGCTATAGATTATTCTAAAGATAAAGGAGTAGGGATAACTCCAAGACCATTAGAGGATGTGCTAGCGGAAACTATGCAATTGGACAGTATGATTTACTTAGAGGAAGAAAGATTAAAGAATACTATTAGGACTATACAAAAGATTGATGCAAGATTACAACAGCTAGAGGGATTACATTATAAGGTGGCATACATGAAAGAAGTAGAGAAAAAGTCATTACAAGAGATAGCAGATGAACTAGACTACTCATTAGATTATGTAAAAAAGATTAGTGCAAGTTTAAAATAAGGCACTTTTATGGCACTTTTTTTAAAATTAAATGTGATATTATGATAGTGTAAGGAAATGTCCTCCTCTCAAAATTATGGGTCACTAATAGTGGCCGACCGCCCATATTATTATGCGGTGGTTTTTTGTTGGTAAAAAAACGTAATCAAAAAGACATGAAATAGTAACTTAACTGTAACTATAACTTAGTATACTTAAGTTGTAAAAAAATAAACAAGCAAATTTCTCCCTTATTAAAACCTCGTCAGAAATGGCGGGGTTTTTTAATGCGAAAAATTAAATAAGGTGATGCCATGAAAGAAAAATACATTGATATACTCTATAAAAAAGAGTTAGAAAGAGAAAAGAAAAGACAGGATGAAATAGAAAGTTCTAAATGTCATAGATGCGAATGGAGCAGGTGGACAGGAGTGGGCTATACTTGTTTTTGGAAAGTGTGTCAGAAGTGAATGTCGAAACTTGACGCACGAAAGATGTAGGTTATTCTCCTTTTATGTAGAATGTTTAATATTAGACCATAATAATTAGACAATAATATTTTCAAGGAGGAAGCGAATAAAAATGAAAGGAAAATTTGCAGGTTTTTTAACTGGAGTAATTGTTGGTGGTGCTGTTTTTGGCTCTGCAGGAGTATATGCAGCTAGCAAAGGATCTTTAATTGAGGTTTTTAATAATGTAGTCAAAACGATTATAATTGATGGAGAAGATAAAACTCCTAAAGAACAAAAAGATATGCCTTTTGTTTATAACGGAACAACTTATGTTCCAATAAGATATATAAGTGAATCAATGGATAAAAAGGTATCTTGGGACGGAAATACTGGTACAATATTTATAGGCGATACTCAAGAAGAAGCTAGTTATTTCTACAAAAAACCTTTTGCTGAAGTTTCATCACTGATTACAACTAGAGAGGATATTAAAGGTATTGCTTTGGTTACTGATTTTAACTGGGGAAATCCTGTGGAAGAGACAGATAAACAATATTATAAAGAATCAATAAAATATAATTTAAATGGAAGTGTTGATAAAATTGCTGGTTCTATAGAAATGTTACATGAATTTGGTAAGCATCATGAATCTTATGAAGGTAATAAAAAAGTTAGCGGACGAGTTAGAATATATGATAGTAATGATAATATGATTTATGACAGTAAACTTATCAGATTAGGAACAGATGCTATTAAGTTTGAGATTGATGCAAAGAACATATTAAGTGCAAGATTTGAATTATATTTAGAAACACCGAATGGTCAGTATGGCGGAGGAGCTATTGCAATTAAAAATTTAAGATATTATTAAAATATAACTCAACATAATATAAACTTAGTAAAAATTCCTGTAGATATACTGAATAACGCTAATGTTGAATATGTAGATAAAATTTTTTCAAGAGCCAACAGGCTCTTTTTTAATTCCAAAACAAACGAATAGCAACTAGCAATGGGGTGGCATGTCGAAACTTGCGAACGATTGATGTAGGATTTTAACTCTTTTTGACGAAATAAACGTAGGTGGGAGGGAGGTGCTAAAATGGCAAAGTATAAAGTTTATAAAAATCCAGCAAATGGATATACTGAGAAAGTAAAAGATGGTTTTAATTGGCCTGTATTTTTCTTTGGACCTATATGGTATTTATTTAATGGTCTTGTTGGACAGGGTATAGCTTGGTTATTGGTAGCTTTAATAGCTGGAACATTTACAATTGGTATTGGTGCAATTATAGTATGGATAATAGCAGGTGTTAAAGCTAATAAAGTTAAGGAGAAATCTTTTTTAAGTAAAGGATGGCTTTATGTTGGATATGAAGATGAAATAAGGCAAGATAACATATAAACAAAGATAAAGACTATAAAGAGCCAGCGGGCTCTTTTCTAATACAATTAAATAAACGAATAGCAACTAGCATGAATTGTCGAAAAATGTTATACGAGTAAGAATAAAGCCATTACTCTTAGATGATATAATATACTAAAACACTAGGAGTGATATTGTGGGATTTTTTGGAGACAAGAGAACATACGAACAAAGACAACGAGAGCAACAAGAGCGATTAGAAGAGTTTATGGAGAGATATCAATTAGAAGATTTAGACGAAAAGGATATGGTAGTTCTTGAAAGGATTGCTAATGATCCAACACGTAATTCTTTAATAAAAACAGGTATGAATTTATCAGCGCTAAGACTTACGATCAACTGCAAGTTACTTACTTATCAGCTCTAATTGAACAG is a window of Alkaliphilus flagellatus DNA encoding:
- a CDS encoding GNAT family N-acetyltransferase; this encodes MDALWVKEEHRSKGLGSQLLGEIEKTAKEYSCHIVHLDTFDFQAKDFYIKQGYDIYGVLDDCPQGHKRYYMKKNI
- a CDS encoding stalk domain-containing protein, which translates into the protein MKGKFAGFLTGVIVGGAVFGSAGVYAASKGSLIEVFNNVVKTIIIDGEDKTPKEQKDMPFVYNGTTYVPIRYISESMDKKVSWDGNTGTIFIGDTQEEASYFYKKPFAEVSSLITTREDIKGIALVTDFNWGNPVEETDKQYYKESIKYNLNGSVDKIAGSIEMLHEFGKHHESYEGNKKVSGRVRIYDSNDNMIYDSKLIRLGTDAIKFEIDAKNILSARFELYLETPNGQYGGGAIAIKNLRYY
- a CDS encoding DUF2628 domain-containing protein, which encodes MAKYKVYKNPANGYTEKVKDGFNWPVFFFGPIWYLFNGLVGQGIAWLLVALIAGTFTIGIGAIIVWIIAGVKANKVKEKSFLSKGWLYVGYEDEIRQDNI